The region GGGGAGAAAGCTCTGGAGCTGTACAGGGTAAGTCAGCTTCTTTTGGATGGTTTTCACCTGATAATAATATAGAACTAAAACTTTATCCTACAGGCTCAGGCAGAGTATAAAGTCTATTTTAGGTTTTTCACATTTGCTGTTAAGCAAATTATTATTAAGAACGTGTTAATTGCAGTTATTTTCTTATTCACTGATTGAAGTCCTGAAAATTACTTTCAACGTATTCTAAAGTATAAGTTACTTTTGTAAAGTTGCCTTTACATGATCAAATATGAATCACTTGgtttttttatgttattttaatgacatTGCATAAGTTTTAATATCCAAAGTGTTAATTCTGTgaggttgtctgtctctctcccttctagGTCCACACAGCGGCCGATTCGAGAGGGGTATCTGTACTCGCTGTTCCTTTTTCCTATGCATATACCTCTTTGAGATCTAGCTTTAAAGAGGCATAGGGCATGGGAAAATGGGGCTGCAGAGGTATTTCACCGACCGGACTACCCCTGGTCAACCAGCACAGCCCTAAGTTCTCCCTGTTCCCCCATCTTGGACCTGAACCAGAGGACTCCAGAAAACAAGACCACAACAAGACACACTGAACGCAGTGGAGAGACTATACCATACCTCGCAATGAGAAACTGTGTTTTACAATGTCCTGAAATATTCTATTGTCATCTCCTTTACTTTGTATTTTTGATGATAATACCATAGTATATTTCGTAGATGTCAAAGTTGTTGTTTTATTGCAGACTTtctatattgatgtgttgtccacCTAGTGAGTGGAATTGTCTGGTGTTGTTCAGTAACAAAGTCTATAAAAAAAACAATGTTGGGCTGAAGAACCAATTATTGATCTTAAAATGTTTGTGTCTTATTTTCTATTATTGGACAAATGTATCCCTTCAATTGGATAACCACGAATAGTTAGTAATCAGATAATCAAATCTTAAAAAGATTTACATTTGAGTTATTCTTTGACATAGTTCAAATAACACCATACCACCTTGTATTTATACCACGCAGAAACGACCTTATGACGATTTTAACAGAACATTCACAAATTAATAAGATTTCGAGGAATGGCAATCTTTTTAAGGTCAAGGGCATTGAAAAAGATGATTTAGATCCCAGTAAAGTCCCCCATTAGCTTAGTTATGGAAAGGTtacactttaataattaaacagTCGTTTTTCCTCAATCCTATGAGATGTAAAGAAGAATATAAAGTGGTTATGGTAAAGACAAAGGTTTGAAATAGTGTGTTTCTGATCTTATCATATAAATTTTCCAAAAAACAGGAATCTCCGTGCTTTTCCAAAATGACGCAATGCTCTTAAAACTATGCTGCTTTCTAACAACGGTTCTAAGAATCTTGCCTTTAATTCGGAGAATTCAGTTGCAATAGATGCGTGTACTTCTTGAATAATGTCTCCTGTATCAGAGCATATGTAGCCAAGGATAAAATGGAAGAGTGAGTGATGGGAGAATAACATGAGTGCTCATTATGCAGAAAACGGCCATTGGGACTACTACTCCCACCCTCCTCAGTCCTGTCGGCTCCACTCTGTCTGTAGCCATTCAGCCACAGAGCAGTCAGCTCTTAGCAGGGCATTTACCACATTCTTACATTACTAGACATGCTAGTTTGTCACAATGGTGAAATATTAACATTAACCGTAAAGTAAACTGCAGGTTATTTTTGAAATACTGTAATAAACGTTAACCTCCTACTGGGTATTCCCAGAATAATGTTTAGTCAACCAATGACAGAAAATGTATATAAATAATGTATGTCTGTTGCTCAGTTTGTAGTAGCTTTGATTTACTTCGTACTGTGATTTATTTCATTACAACAAACTGTGTTCTTGACACAATTTTAGTAAACAATCAATCAGATATTGTGCCTGATACAACTCATGTATACAGTAAATGGATGAGTAGCACTTACAAAATAAGTTCAATAAAATATTTTTCTTCCAGGTCTCCTCAACACCTGGAAACGATCTAGTTCAACCCAAAGACAATCCCTTCCTACCCAATACCCACCCTCAGATCAAAGAAACTCAGATGGACTGATTCAGATTTAGCTGGCCTTCGATATTGACAGTAGTTTATCCACTCTGAAATCGACTGTTTGGAATGATGAATTTAAAAGGTATCTATTGTTGTATTAAAAATACAGtgactttaaaaaataaaaatacaaaattaggCCTACACTATCCTTTCCATTTAGCTTAGACAATACCATAATATTTCATGGCTGAGAATGAATGTCAATCAAAGTTACTTCCAGTAGCCAAACAGTTTTCCCTGAGTTCCTTTAGGCCCCCAACACCACACTCATATGCAGATCACCATTTTGGTCTTGCAAAAACAGTGCCTCTCAGTCTACAGACAAgcgggaaaaacaacaacatatttaACCATTGGTTGTTATCTGTGCCTTACCAAAATTAATGCAAGAAGCAAAACGATtcctgaggatttttttttgcaGAGCCCAATACCAGTCTTGTATTCAATAGACCAATGCCAACAGCAATAGGTGTCAGTATCCCTTAGATTTTGCCTAAGCCATAGATTATGTAAAAATTAGAATTTAGGCCTATTGTTTGGAAACGTGAAACTCTAAATGTCTTTGTTTCATAGAGTACACAGTCAAGAACTCAATACCAGAGCTGTGATTTTGCAGGACTggctacatttttttacatttacacttGAGTCatctagcagatgctcttatccagagagacttgcaGTTAGTGAGTACATACATTTCTATACTGTAGTGAGTGCATGCTCATTTCATACCAATCCTCGATAATATCTGGGCATATTTGACCTCAGATGTACTGCAAGCCCTGAATGTTGTGTCAGACGTTCTGTTTTTTAGAACCAACTTCACTCAGAACTGGTTGAGATAGAGTGAGCATATCATCCGATTAGAGGTGGCATAAATAGACTACTTTCAACATATATTTCCCATTGGTAAATGGGATGGACCCTTGAATGACTCCAGAATTGTTTATGGCGGAAATTCGGAATGACTCAATCAGCCACCGATTTAGCTGGCATCAACTAATGACTTAGGTAACATACACCTCTAGCAGACTTTAGGGCGCCGTTACCTCGCGCCTCTCGAGGAAGTGCGAATCCTTCGATTGAGAGACAATAGAGCTCAATGATCTTGTAGTTACCTCTTCTTTGATGTCTCTTTCAACCTCTTTGAAGATATAAATCTCCTGCTAGCAGAGTGCAGTCAAGGCTCGGAGCCACACACCATACCACCGGACGCCATCGGAAATATTTGTCTACAGCAGCCGGCATACGGACACGTATCTATCTGCATACAGACGTATCTATCTGTATGCCACTACATGTTGCTGCAGACAGATGGCAGTGGCCTATACTGCCTACTGATATAAACCCTAATCCTAGATAAGTCTTATCTAATCAATTTGGATAATTGTGATAATGATGTAGTATGTATGTTCCTAATGTAAAGGGAGGGTTGAAGAAACGCACCACTGACACCTGCTATCCCCCTTCAATATTTGCTAAACCTATAGAAGCAATGGACGATACCAAAATCAGCACCAAAGTTATTGCCATACATTTTCTGGAATTATACCGCTTGTTGCGTGACCTTATGACAGGTGTTTAAACACCAAGCCATTGTGTTCTTTCATACACAACCCATGCAAACTTACCGTGTCAATAACACGTCTCATAGCTATAGACCTATTTATGACGTCATGGTTTTATTTGGCCTAGAATTTGCGttgatttattttttacctttgcaAGTCAGTGAagaccaaattcttattttcaatgacgcctGGGAACAGTttgttaactgctttgttcaggagcatgaacgacagatgtttaccttgccagctcagtgatttgatcttgcaacctttcggttactagtctaacgctttaaccactaggctacctgctgcccagtgCCTGGAAGATTAGTGAACGTATATGTGAATGAAATACGCCTCTGATTGTAGAGTATCTGTTTGGTTAAAAGACAATTATTCCAAGGACTGAACCGAAACTATTATGGAATAGTACATGCATAATGGCAAAAACAAGCAAAAGGTAAAAAGCAAGAAGCTGGtaacaattatacattttatttGTGAAAAACGTAATATCCAAATGTTTACATATATTTATCTGTATATAAATAAAACGTAGTACTTTGCAAGTAATTAAAATGTCTATAATAGCCTCAAAAAGGACAACGATGAAGACAGATCTAGATTCTAGATACAAATTCCCCAATTGGAATCAACCAGTTGCGAGTCAAATAATTAAACAGAAGTTCACTATTAAAACAGAAGTTATACTATAAGAATCAGTCTTTAGGATTGCTGTCCAATCAGTAGTAACAGGGCGCCAACATCATGGGGTGAATTGGTTTTCCATGAATCATCTGTTGCAAGGGGACTCTCTGAATGTGATGCGGGCAGAGCGCTTGTGTTCTCTGGGCGAAGGTGGGGAGCTGTCCACCAAGCGCTTGGTGCTGAAATGACCGAGCGGCGTAGACCAGTGGTGGCAGCAGAGATGCTGGAGGAGAAAAGAATTCTGGTCGCAGGTCTTGGACCTCGCGTTTCAGCTTCATCCTTCTGTTTTGAAACCATGTTTTCACCTGAAAGGAAATCATAACATATGATACATTAGTGAATGCTAACGTTGTAATGGTGTTCTTGATCAAATCATAAATCCAAGTCGTGAAGACATGTCGTAGCTTAGGCTATTGCTTGTGCCCTTACCTGAGTTTCAGAGAGCTTCATTTTCTCAGCAATCTTTCTCCTCTGAGTTGTACCGAGGTATTTGTGTTTGTTGAAGGTTCGTTCTAGTCTGCAGATCTGATCAGAGGTGAACTTGGTTCTCATCCTGCGGTGTAGTGCATACTCGCCCTCGCTATCGTCCCCCATCTCGCTCTCAGAGCCCGTCGTGTAGCCACAGCTATCTGGAAaggtaaacaaacaaaatattgTCAGTCATTCATCCAGAAATCAAAAGTAGGCTTATATGTAACACACTCCAACATCAAATGCTCAAATCGATTGTTTTGAGGGGGGAAATTATACACGTACTGTTTGGAGATGATGGAGTGTAGTCGTCTTTAGTAGCAAGCTCGTTCATGTCGACATGAAGTATCACTTCAGTAGGTCCTTTCGGCTCAACTGCAACTTGATTATACGTTGATGGAGCTTGAGGAACAACTACACAAGGCATGCGAGACCTTGTCCTGTCATATATTGTGTCTTCTTCGATGTCCACTTGGTCCGTTGAAGTGTTGTAAAAACTTTGAGATAACCATTCTACTGAGAAGTTCGCCATGGTGTGCCCTCTTGTTGGTGCGATCTGGTGGTCTGTTGTGAGGCCTCGAGCCTCGGGTCCTCGCTCTATATAGGAGACACCCCACTGTATTTGCATATGCAAAGGACTCTCAACCGAACGATAAAAACCGTGATGGTCGGTGTAATGGAAATTAATAGATGTTGCAATTGTGTTTTTTCACAAGTTCAGTGGCCTCGTTGATGTGTCCCGGCGCCACTATGTCTGAGTAGGCTATGAAACTCCGTCTTGTCAGGCATAGCCTCCTAGTTGCCCATCTCAGAATGAAATTATTTAGGCATGTCAATTACTAAAGAGTATGACTTTATTATAGGCCATTATGAGATTAGAGTAGACAGGGTTAAACACAATTGTAGTCCACTGCTTTGATTATATTACATTATTTAATTTGGAAaagtaaatacatgttttttgaTCTGTCATTAGCATTGGCGTGATTTATTGATCGCCTACAATAATCTAACGGGGAAATGTATAGGCCCTATATATCCACGCAATGCAAAGATTACCCCAAAATGTATGATGGCATACGGCCTTTTTCTATACGTAAAATGCTCTATTGCGCTGATATTCTATGGGGCCAggctactgtaactatcatttgTGAGACCATTGTTCCAGACGTAGACAGAAGCGCCCAGCTGTCTGCTCACCAACATGAAGCTGATTGCTGATGAGGACCAATTGTATGTCTGACACAGTGGGTGTGATTGCTGTCAGCATGCCTAAACGGAAAATGAGAGAGCCACATTTGATCTCTGTTTACTTGTgaatttgaaaaggcatttgctTTAGGCCCCTGGCGAATAGTGAATCTCAAGCAAACAAGTTCCACAGCAGGTCTCAATGCAGTTCCTATATTTCATTCAGCACAACAACATCACTGTACTTCTTCgtaattactgcactgtcggagctagaaacacaagcgtttcgcttcacctgtgataacatctgcaaatctatgtacgcgaccaataaactttgatttgatttcattgcataatatagcctacagtagTTACCCTCTATATCGTATCTGTCAGTATCTGTCTGTATGGGTGGTTTTGTGATTTAGTCTACCACCTTTAAATGATCACGCTTCAATTGATTCGTTTATGGCCAACTGGACAATGACTGGTTTTCACATGTATTTATATAGACAAAGTTGTCCTATCTATTTCCTACTTCAAGACATAGGGTCTCAGCAATCGTATCACATAATCCCAGTGTTACCTCTGGCTCAACTTCAAACCTGAGATCGGACTATTTAGCACACAAAACCCCAGACTCTCTGGAGCCAGTCCCTAGGACTCATGTGGTAAGTGTAAACTCATCAATGACAGGCTCAATTAGGACTAATTGTTGACCATGATCTCCCCGTTAGCTAACCTTTGAAGTGCCGCATTAGAGACAAACATAATTAGTTGACGCGCATATGAAAGCACAGTATGTGGGCCACTGCTGTGGCGGACAAGAGAGGGAAGTGACGTAGATAATACAGCCTAAAATGTAGCTGTTCTGTCAGATTTTCATTGATTCGTAAATAAATTAATCACGGTTACCACGCTATATGCAAAGGCCAATATATAATTTGTTTTGTAGGCCTACGATTTGTTACCAGGTAGTCATGGGCCAACATCagggagagtagctgctgccttggcagtttTGGCCTACAGTTCTCTTCAACAGCGTCTACACTAATCTGATAAAGGCCTATAATGAAGTCATACTTTTTAATAATTGAAATGCCTAAATAATTTAATTCTCAGATGGGCAAGTAGGAGGCTATACCTGACAAGACGgagttaatggggatccttaataaatacaaaacataCAGATATCATTGTTGGTTAGTGTAAGTAaatatttcacggtaaggtctacacttgttgtgttcggcgcatgtgacaaataagttTGCTTTGATTTGATCAGGGAAGCTACCAGATTGACAACTCTGGCCCAAGAACCAATCAACTGATCCCCAACCACACTGCGTTTCAACTCCAACCAATCAACCCCAACCACACTGCGTTTCATAACCCTGGAG is a window of Salmo salar chromosome ssa18, Ssal_v3.1, whole genome shotgun sequence DNA encoding:
- the vent gene encoding homeobox protein vent1 isoform X1, producing the protein MQIQWGVSYIERGPEARGLTTDHQIAPTRGHTMANFSVEWLSQSFYNTSTDQVDIEEDTIYDRTRSRMPCVVVPQAPSTYNQVAVEPKGPTEVILHVDMNELATKDDYTPSSPNNSCGYTTGSESEMGDDSEGEYALHRRMRTKFTSDQICRLERTFNKHKYLGTTQRRKIAEKMKLSETQVKTWFQNRRMKLKREVQDLRPEFFSPPASLLPPLVYAARSFQHQALGGQLPTFAQRTQALCPHHIQRVPLQQMIHGKPIHPMMLAPCYY
- the vent gene encoding homeobox protein vent1 isoform X2 is translated as MGDDSEGEYALHRRMRTKFTSDQICRLERTFNKHKYLGTTQRRKIAEKMKLSETQVKTWFQNRRMKLKREVQDLRPEFFSPPASLLPPLVYAARSFQHQALGGQLPTFAQRTQALCPHHIQRVPLQQMIHGKPIHPMMLAPCYY